The genomic interval CACACGACTGGGCTGGATCCAAACTTGCAAACGGGCTGGCTTAACACAACACACACCCACGGCTCACAAGACAAAAACACAAACCCAAACAAAACActacaaaaacaattaaaataacacacttaaagtaaaataaaattttagcaaaaataaaataccaagaataaaacaacataaacaacataatttaaataacacATTAAAATAACATGGAATTAAAATTACCAATAAATTAATAGTAAGgaaataaaaacccaacataaaaacataccataataaataacaataaaacaacacattaattaaaataaggaTTTAAAACACAAGCAAAATTAGAGATCTCACAGAGTAGCTATAGAATTTGAAGATATTGCAACCACTGCAAGTCCTTTCTTCATGTAAAAATTTGTCAACTTCACAATAGCTTTCTTCGAGTGTTTAACAAATGGGCAGTGGTTGCAAACAAACATAACCAGCAAAGCAGGATATAGTTCAAAATCATCTAGTTTCCACACTTTCCCAGTAAGTGGCTCTAGAAGCTCAAAATGGGGAGCTTTGGAACCTAAGGATGCCCCTTTGGACTCAGTTCTAGCTGCTCGAACCACAAGCTTTCTTGCTCGTAGAGTGGTCACGAGATGCATCGGGGTAAAACCCATTTTAGAGGAGAATGTCGATCTAAGTAGGGTGGTGAATGGTGCTAATATGCGCGGTAGATGCAGTTACCGTGCACCCACCAACGACACCGCAACGGTCAAGGCCATGGTTGATGACTCTCGAGcttcactcaaaaaaatatcaatggTGGGCGTCAGCTGAAGACGAGTGCAATTGGTGAGCGTCGCGTCTGGTGGGGCTTCCGTCGTGAGTCGTGTGGGCGTTCCAGCGTGAGTGAAGCTCGAGTGCAGAGATggattttttcccttttctaaGTGAAGCTCGAGTGCAGagagttttttttccttttttgagtgAAGCTCGAGTGTAGTAATGGGGAGGGAGAGACATTCGAAGGGAGGAAGAGCGAAATTGTATTTACATGGGttcagatttcttttttttaggagtgCCTAAGTGTCGTCCATCCTGGTGTAAAATTAGAGTTTAAACTTTTCCCAAACAGAAAACTTGACTCCGGTAAAAACTCATATGTTCCACCGCTCCAATATTATAAAACCCATTTTAAGTGGGATCGTCCAACGACTCCTACCCAAAGAACcaaattaatttctattatCCCAATGATGCATAGGAAGAAATTGgaaagaccaaaaaaaatacCGAATGATACTTGGACTCCAGAATATAAtagatctaagaaaaaaaactcttaagatattgaaaaaaataccaaaagggCAGACGCCGAGGGCGTCTGGAAGAGAAGGAACTGGTGGTGAGGGACTATGGTGGACGACATCAAGGGGAAGGGATAGTGACGGCCACGCGGgggagaagaaagagagagtgttATGATCCTGAGGGTTAAAAGTCTAaacaaattagtatccaacagtcATAGGGCTTTTAGATCAATGGTTGAGTTTTTAACAATTAGTATCAAAGTAGTGACCATGTCACAGGTTCAGGGGCAACCTATAGACTggattaaaatatattgatacTATGTATGAGCATAATattaagtcattgaatactgattAAATGAGTGAAGTTGTCAAAAAGGAAAGAGATACCACCAGATTAATGTCGATAAAGTGGGCTGCCATGGATGTCGGATTAGGAAGCatgatgaaatgttataatCTTGATGGTTAAAGGTCTAATCAGATTAGGATCCAACAGTCATAAGCactattttaaatttcgtaccgtaccggctggTACAGTCGAAATTTTCCTTAACGGCTACTGGGCCTGTACAGGTACCCCATACGTTTCGTACCGGCCTAAATACCGATCGTATCGGCttcaatttcggcctgtaccggccggtacctaCCAATATTTCGgtcttccaattttttttttcatttttttaaactacaagtttattttttgaccctcaattcagactaggctatttataatttatatatatatatatatgaatttatatataatttattcatatatcgactatctagAAACAGTACatgaaacggtaccggtattgaaatatttcgttctagtgtcttgaccggtacgacttCTGGtatgatattcaaaatattagTTCTAagacttttggatcaatggttgagTCTTTAATAGATATAGAAGTGGCATGTCTAAGAGTTAGATTAAGAGCGAGTGAGGTTTCCCAGGGGGACAGTGGTGGCCGACGGTGAGGGCAAGAGCAACGACGGTCGCACAGCaggagaagaaagagagagagaacgacgGCACACGGGTCCCAAACTCAGAGTGAAATTGAGAATGAGTGGCTAGTGCGGTCGCGCGTAAGAATCCTAAGTTCTAACCAAGCTAAACGAtgacattttttattctaaaaacgGCGCAATTTTGATCAAACAGGGCTGGGCTCCTTCGAATTTGGACCTTTGGGCTTCTACGCtccctttttttaatcttaaacccTGTTTTcggcttttcttttttcataaaccctaaaccaaactctttttttttttaacccttaatttatttttaaattttttttagccataatttttttattaatgatttttataatttttttcaacactaaatttaattttaattagtattgattattaattattactaaTGTACTAGTGTTTagttacatattattatactataatattacctgatattaacttattatactatatttatttctatactagacttatactataacatgttattatactactaatttatttctatatttgattatgtatgatAAACTGCAATAATACTATAATCAAAGCAGAATAGAGTCAGAGTCAAAGTCAGATCTGAGCAGAATCTGTCAAAACATAACTCCGACTTGGATTTTTGCATAGCCCTAGTTGGCTTCGAAGATAATGCGAGGGAAAAATTCTAGTTTAGCCATTGGGATGAATGAAAAATGGGTATAAAGGTAAAACAACGTGACACAATCTTGGAAAGTGCTAGTTTAATGGGGTGCAAACTGCAAAGTTTTGCTGGAAAGTGTATTTTCCTCTTATATCTTAATTTGTtcgtatatatataggagtctgatggaagaaaaataaaaacttataaacttttttattatattaataattattaacagTAATCCCCAGGTAAATTGTCACCATATCGTCCTTGACTGCAATGACTTTACTTACAATCTGGCCCTTAGCTCCGGTCACTTGTTTCAGCGGCCATACTCTCAACAATTATATAACGCGCATGCAGTACCACCGGCTCATGATTTCTTAATTCcaaagtatattaatatttagagTAATATTACGTATAGTCGTAGAGTGTGCAGTCAAtatgaaaaagagtaagatttattattaaaaaattaattttttttcacgtgaatctcatatttatttatttttttcaaaacgactgtacggtacttacacactcacaactgcaaatatcatttctataatatttatacataccGAGCCAAGACAAACAAGATATAGTGGGTCTCGTATATATTCCCTTTCATCACTTTCAAGGCTTATTTTAGTAACTTTAATTATAGGCACTCAGATCCGTTGAATCGTCTCCATGGTTTCCTTATCTTTCTGTTCATGACGGTTTGGTAAAAAATGGTTACTCGGCTGAATTTTTTCGCACTTGTCATTGGCTGCAGGCGAGAATTCAGACAAGTCTGACAGCTCTTCAACAGCCTCGACGATGTCATTGATCCGTGCGGCAATTTCAATCAATAAAGAAGCTTGTGTTACCAGTGGAATAATCTCCATCAGTGGCATTAATGTAACCACTACTGTTCTTAAGGCTGcctctattttcttgttttctggAATTTCAGCTTCCATGTTTGATGGGGGACTGAATAACTCAGGAGGGGATTTTAAGTCAGTTTGGAGCTCTTGAACTGCGCTGTTCAAATCTCCAACCAAGTAATGGATGTTAGAGGATTTCTTCATGGTCTTGATAGTCATTGCTAGCTCTCTTATGACACTTGCCGAGTTGGAGCTTACTTTCAAAGAATTTTTGCTGATATGCTTCTTTATGTACTCTGGGGCCTGTTGGAGTTTTTGCATTAGTGATTCTCCACATGTGTGCATgcagaataatattatataggatTTGTTGGAACTTGGGTTGTAATTACCTCATGATTTTCTGAATTGATGCAACCATTGAGAGCCTCTATGCAATAGGCACAGCTGCGCATTGATGCCCCAATTTTCATGTACTGTCTCCATGGATGCCGAAAGTAGAAGCGGCCATGGGGTGGCTCCCATCTGGCAAAATTAGCCTATGAAAAACAATGCCCATCAATGATTTTAGTGAAAGATCGATCATAAAACAAAGTTCAAAACATGAATATATTGCATGGTCCTGTCAAATACCATAGATTCTTCTGCTGCCTTCGAACTTAGAACACATTTATAACCTTGCAGCTTCTTCTGACATTCCTTATCATAATCAGTATCATCAGCAAGGCTGCAGCCACCATCTTGGAAGTATTCGGATACACAAGCTGAATATTGTCGTAAAAATAGGGTA from Juglans regia cultivar Chandler chromosome 2, Walnut 2.0, whole genome shotgun sequence carries:
- the LOC109008740 gene encoding aluminum-activated malate transporter 10-like; translated protein: MAPEKEVNNGVEWRIKVADGSSQTLVPEAKPAACSNFSLLGDLKLFIVGLAFKVCKFSQKAWDLGVDDPRKVIHCLKVGMALTVVSLFYYTRPLYEGVGGNAMWAIMTVVVVFENTVGATLCKCLNRVFGTCLAGFLAIGVHWVASQSGERFEPVIVGVSVFLLASAATFSRFIPSVKARFDYGAMIFILTFSFVSVSGYRVDRLFDLAHHRISTILIGTSLCIIVSMLVCPIWAGQELYTLITRNMDKLSDSLGACVSEYFQDGGCSLADDTDYDKECQKKLQGYKCVLSSKAAEESMANFARWEPPHGRFYFRHPWRQYMKIGASMRSCAYCIEALNGCINSENQAPEYIKKHISKNSLKVSSNSASVIRELAMTIKTMKKSSNIHYLVGDLNSAVQELQTDLKSPPELFSPPSNMEAEIPENKKIEAALRTVVVTLMPLMEIIPLVTQASLLIEIAARINDIVEAVEELSDLSEFSPAANDKCEKIQPSNHFLPNRHEQKDKETMETIQRI